One candidate division KSB1 bacterium DNA segment encodes these proteins:
- a CDS encoding GAF domain-containing protein, whose amino-acid sequence MITLTEFLEGVEGDDFREECQSICACLREIDSRYDWVGIYWLKGDKLVLGPWSGRDATEHTTIPVGEGVCGAAVRENKTIIVDDVQTDPRYLACFTETRSEIVTPIRAKGKLIGEIDIDGREVGAYADDDRKFLEALADHIGTNWPGKW is encoded by the coding sequence ATGATAACTCTAACTGAATTCCTCGAGGGCGTCGAGGGCGACGATTTCCGCGAAGAGTGCCAGAGCATCTGCGCCTGTCTGCGCGAGATCGACTCGCGCTACGATTGGGTCGGCATCTACTGGCTGAAAGGCGACAAACTCGTGCTCGGTCCCTGGTCCGGGCGGGACGCCACCGAACATACCACGATTCCCGTCGGCGAAGGCGTCTGCGGCGCCGCGGTCCGCGAAAACAAGACCATCATCGTCGATGACGTGCAGACGGACCCGCGTTACCTCGCTTGTTTCACCGAGACGCGCTCCGAAATCGTCACGCCGATTCGCGCCAAGGGCAAGCTCATCGGCGAGATCGACATCGATGGCCGGGAAGTCGGCGCGTACGCCGACGACGACCGCAAGTTCCTCGAAGCGCTCGCCGATCATATCGGAACGAATTGGCCGGGGAAATGGTGA
- the polX gene encoding DNA polymerase/3'-5' exonuclease PolX: MTRQDAAARLERYALCLDLLDEDPFRARAFVNAARSLEAQTESLDELSSSGRLETVKGVGKAVAAAIRELQESGTFGDLARAEQRVPSGVFDLLRVDGLGPKKARALWKDANIVDLGALERAIHEGRLQRLAGFGAKTADKYLQSVAFLRSAAGRHLRHHALNLAEQLRSAIVAIPEVRDVIFGGSLARGMETIGDLDTIVVAASAELATVRNSLRSLDSVNWSSTDNELWQGVGPQGFEIELSVIPPEQIAARTLLCTGSKPHYRALRELAQRRGFKLEADRLTRADGAPVHVETDADIYLALGLEPVPAALREDEGTLVSRGSFSFPQPVQLADFRGILHCHSTYSDGHHTLRELAEAMSAGGYSFLGIADHSKAAAYANGLAPDRVRAQWREIDNLNREFAPFRILKGTECDILADGRLDFDDELLAGFDFVVASIHSGFNMTEDDATTRLCRALENPHVDVLGHPTGRLLLERPGYPVDPPRLIEHAARYGKAIELNANPYRLDLDWRWIAAATAAGVPLPINPDAHRIEGLLDIRYGVDVAAKGPLTARDCPSTWPAEQFLEWCESHENPR; this comes from the coding sequence ATGACCCGACAGGACGCCGCGGCCCGCCTCGAGCGATATGCGCTCTGTCTCGACTTGCTCGACGAAGATCCGTTTCGCGCGCGAGCCTTCGTCAACGCGGCGCGTAGCCTCGAAGCACAGACCGAATCGCTTGACGAGCTGAGCTCGAGCGGTAGGCTGGAAACGGTCAAAGGCGTCGGTAAGGCGGTCGCAGCCGCCATCCGCGAACTGCAGGAGTCCGGGACCTTCGGCGATCTCGCCCGAGCGGAGCAGCGAGTTCCCTCCGGTGTCTTTGACCTCTTGCGCGTGGATGGCCTCGGTCCGAAGAAAGCCCGCGCGCTCTGGAAAGACGCGAACATCGTTGATCTGGGTGCCCTCGAACGCGCGATCCACGAGGGCCGGTTGCAGAGACTGGCGGGCTTCGGCGCGAAGACCGCCGACAAGTATCTGCAGAGCGTCGCCTTTCTGCGCTCCGCCGCCGGAAGGCACTTGCGCCATCACGCACTGAACCTCGCCGAACAACTGCGATCCGCGATCGTCGCCATCCCGGAAGTTCGAGACGTCATCTTCGGCGGCAGTCTCGCGCGCGGCATGGAGACCATCGGCGATCTCGATACCATTGTTGTCGCCGCGAGCGCCGAACTTGCCACTGTGCGGAATTCGCTGCGCTCGCTGGATTCGGTCAACTGGAGTTCGACCGACAATGAACTGTGGCAAGGCGTCGGTCCGCAGGGCTTCGAAATCGAGTTGTCCGTCATCCCGCCGGAGCAAATCGCCGCGCGGACGCTGCTCTGCACCGGCTCAAAGCCGCACTACCGCGCGCTCAGAGAACTCGCGCAGCGACGTGGTTTCAAGCTCGAGGCCGACCGGCTCACCCGAGCCGACGGCGCTCCTGTGCACGTTGAAACTGACGCGGACATCTATCTGGCATTAGGACTCGAACCGGTCCCCGCCGCGCTCCGCGAAGACGAAGGCACGCTGGTTTCCCGCGGCTCGTTCAGCTTCCCGCAACCTGTCCAGCTCGCCGACTTTCGCGGCATTCTGCACTGCCACTCGACTTACTCGGACGGTCACCACACGCTGCGCGAGCTCGCCGAAGCCATGAGCGCCGGAGGCTATTCATTTCTCGGCATCGCCGATCATTCGAAAGCCGCGGCTTATGCCAACGGCCTCGCACCGGATCGCGTGCGAGCTCAGTGGCGCGAGATCGACAACCTGAATCGCGAGTTCGCTCCGTTTCGCATCCTCAAGGGCACCGAGTGCGACATCCTCGCCGACGGGAGGCTCGACTTCGATGACGAATTGCTCGCCGGGTTCGATTTCGTCGTCGCGTCCATTCACTCCGGTTTCAACATGACGGAAGATGACGCGACCACGCGTCTCTGCCGCGCGCTGGAGAATCCGCACGTGGACGTGCTCGGTCATCCCACGGGCCGGCTGCTGCTCGAACGCCCCGGATACCCGGTTGATCCCCCACGGCTCATCGAGCACGCCGCGCGATACGGCAAGGCAATCGAGCTGAATGCTAACCCCTATCGACTCGATCTCGATTGGCGCTGGATTGCCGCCGCGACCGCCGCCGGTGTACCCCTGCCCATCAATCCCGATGCGCATCGCATCGAGGGGCTATTGGATATTCGCTACGGCGTGGACGTCGCCGCCAAAGGTCCGCTCACCGCGCGCGATTGCCCCTCCACTTGGCCGGCCGAACAGTTTCTGGAATGGTGTGAATCACACGAGAACCCACGATGA
- a CDS encoding EamA family transporter — protein sequence MATHVFIASGGFIMTKLALSEFTPMALGFWRLLFGLIALVAFMLTFKSWQPVDRGDWWKIGGLALLAVPINQVGYIYGMQFTVPSHAALLYGCTVVFTVLLSVMLGREHLRKSRIAAIIMAVSGVTIVISGQHTQILGTENFAGDLIVLAAVMGWASYTVLAKPLVHRYGATQATTMCLILGSLMGLPFLGVPAAMQDYSRLTWIGWSGALYAGILLTGVAYAVWFTLLKRIDPSQVAIATSPQPVVTTALSTVILGEVIRGSLIIGGILVIGGVFVMNAPELFRRIIAREAK from the coding sequence ATGGCCACGCACGTCTTCATTGCCTCCGGCGGCTTCATCATGACCAAGCTTGCCCTGAGCGAGTTCACGCCGATGGCGCTCGGCTTCTGGCGGCTGCTGTTCGGTCTGATCGCCCTCGTTGCTTTCATGTTGACGTTCAAGTCCTGGCAGCCGGTGGATCGCGGGGATTGGTGGAAAATCGGCGGATTAGCCTTGCTGGCCGTCCCGATCAATCAAGTCGGCTATATCTATGGCATGCAGTTCACGGTACCGTCGCATGCCGCCCTGCTCTACGGCTGCACCGTGGTCTTCACTGTGTTGCTCTCAGTAATGTTGGGCCGGGAACACCTGCGCAAGTCGCGCATCGCGGCCATCATCATGGCCGTCTCCGGAGTCACCATTGTGATCTCCGGCCAGCATACGCAGATTCTCGGCACCGAGAATTTCGCCGGTGATCTGATCGTCCTTGCGGCGGTCATGGGCTGGGCCAGCTACACGGTGCTGGCGAAACCGCTGGTCCATAGATACGGCGCCACGCAGGCCACCACGATGTGTCTGATTCTCGGCAGCCTGATGGGTCTGCCCTTTCTCGGAGTTCCGGCCGCCATGCAGGACTACTCGCGGCTGACCTGGATCGGCTGGTCCGGCGCGCTCTATGCCGGGATCCTGTTGACCGGCGTCGCCTACGCCGTCTGGTTCACCCTGCTGAAACGCATCGACCCCTCACAGGTTGCCATCGCCACGTCGCCGCAACCCGTGGTGACGACTGCGCTCTCCACGGTTATTCTGGGCGAAGTCATTCGCGGCTCGCTCATCATCGGCGGTATCTTGGTCATTGGCGGCGTGTTCGTCATGAATGCGCCGGAACTATTTCGCAGGATCATCGCGAGGGAGGCAAAGTGA
- the glmM gene encoding phosphoglucosamine mutase, with product MVSESPLMVSVAGIRGIVGDSLTAEIALRWAEAFGSARRPGPVVVGGDSRVSKVMMRAATFAGLANSGCRIIDLGIVSTPTIQLAVEHHHARGGIAITASHNPLEWNALKFFNGDGFFLDEREGGELRKSVESKTAFGVRAGEIGTYEKDEQAVRRHVDAALRIPFLARERIVARRFRVGIDAVNGAGGEMLALLCAELGCDVVGFHVEPSGRFPRNPEPTTENLREVGREMHEARVEIGFVVDPDADRLALILENGRPAGEELTLACAVDTVLRYESGPVVVNCSTSRAVHDIAAKYGAACGETMVGEAHVSRGILANHAVIGGEGNGGVMYPAVHNARDSAVGVALTLQALLDAGRPASDYFASLPAYAMVKRKQEFSDLARLRSALAHVHAHSPFGEPGTLDGMKWTLPGSWAQIRASNTEPIVRIFAEARTEPEALRLVNTLIDLLNSAPR from the coding sequence ATGGTGAGTGAATCTCCGCTCATGGTCTCCGTGGCGGGGATTCGCGGCATCGTCGGCGATTCCCTCACCGCCGAGATCGCGTTGCGCTGGGCGGAAGCCTTCGGAAGTGCCCGCCGGCCGGGTCCGGTGGTCGTCGGCGGAGACAGTCGCGTCTCCAAAGTCATGATGCGCGCCGCCACGTTCGCGGGGCTGGCCAATTCCGGTTGCCGCATCATCGATCTCGGCATCGTCTCGACACCCACGATCCAGCTCGCCGTCGAACACCATCACGCGCGCGGCGGCATCGCGATCACGGCCAGTCATAATCCCCTGGAGTGGAACGCGCTTAAGTTCTTCAACGGCGACGGCTTCTTCCTCGACGAGCGGGAGGGTGGCGAATTGCGAAAGTCGGTCGAGTCGAAGACCGCGTTCGGAGTCCGCGCGGGCGAGATCGGAACCTACGAAAAGGACGAGCAGGCCGTGCGCCGTCACGTCGATGCCGCGCTGCGCATTCCCTTTCTCGCACGCGAACGAATCGTCGCGCGCCGGTTCCGCGTCGGGATTGACGCGGTCAACGGGGCCGGCGGCGAAATGCTCGCGCTGCTCTGCGCGGAATTGGGATGTGATGTCGTCGGCTTTCACGTCGAGCCATCCGGCCGGTTCCCGCGCAATCCGGAGCCGACAACCGAGAACTTACGGGAAGTGGGCCGCGAAATGCACGAGGCTCGCGTGGAAATCGGCTTCGTCGTCGATCCCGATGCCGACCGGCTCGCGCTGATTCTTGAAAACGGCCGGCCGGCCGGTGAAGAGCTGACCCTCGCCTGCGCCGTCGATACTGTTCTGCGATATGAATCGGGACCGGTCGTCGTCAACTGCTCCACGTCCCGCGCCGTACACGACATCGCCGCGAAGTACGGCGCAGCGTGCGGCGAAACCATGGTCGGCGAGGCCCACGTCTCGCGAGGAATTCTGGCGAACCATGCGGTGATTGGCGGCGAAGGCAATGGCGGCGTAATGTATCCCGCCGTGCATAACGCGCGCGACAGCGCCGTCGGCGTCGCCCTCACGCTGCAAGCGCTCCTCGATGCCGGACGCCCGGCTTCTGATTATTTCGCCTCGCTTCCAGCTTACGCGATGGTCAAACGTAAGCAGGAATTCTCCGATCTCGCGCGGTTGCGCTCCGCGCTCGCCCACGTGCACGCACACTCGCCGTTCGGCGAACCCGGTACGCTGGACGGGATGAAGTGGACGTTGCCGGGCAGCTGGGCGCAGATTCGCGCCT
- a CDS encoding type 1 glutamine amidotransferase, whose amino-acid sequence MKLQGKTIGVLIEQDYQDLEVWYPYYRLREDGARVMLIGTGTQTEYKGKYGYPAKAEAHIEQLDTRELDGLVIPGGWAPDKLRMSASVLQLVRHLNELRKPIACICHGGWVLCSAGILRGRRVTSYAAIKDDMLNAGATWVDEEVVVDENLVTARKPDDLPALMRDFIWLFK is encoded by the coding sequence GTGAAACTGCAAGGCAAGACGATCGGCGTGCTCATCGAGCAGGATTACCAGGACCTCGAAGTCTGGTACCCGTACTACCGTCTGCGCGAAGACGGCGCGCGCGTCATGCTGATCGGAACGGGTACCCAAACCGAGTACAAAGGGAAGTACGGCTATCCGGCCAAGGCGGAAGCGCACATCGAACAACTCGACACCCGCGAACTCGACGGCCTCGTCATTCCCGGCGGCTGGGCGCCCGACAAATTGCGCATGTCAGCATCCGTGCTGCAGCTCGTGCGGCACCTGAACGAGCTGCGCAAGCCGATCGCCTGTATCTGCCACGGCGGTTGGGTCTTGTGCTCCGCCGGCATTCTGCGCGGTCGCAGAGTCACGAGCTACGCCGCTATCAAAGACGACATGCTCAACGCCGGCGCGACCTGGGTGGACGAAGAGGTCGTCGTTGACGAGAATCTGGTCACGGCACGCAAACCCGACGACCTCCCGGCGCTGATGCGCGATTTCATCTGGTTGTTCAAGTAA